The following proteins are co-located in the Primulina tabacum isolate GXHZ01 chromosome 11, ASM2559414v2, whole genome shotgun sequence genome:
- the LOC142517682 gene encoding coatomer subunit beta-1-like: protein MEKSCSLLVHFDKGASALANEIKEALESNDVPAKIEAMKKAIMLLLNGETLPQLFITIVRYVLPCDDHTVQKLLLFYLEIIEKTDVKGRVLPEMILICQNLRNNLQHPNEYIRGVTLRFLCRLNEVEIFEPLIPSILSNLEHRHPYVRRNAILAIMSIYKLPQGEQHLVDAPETIEKVLMSEQDPSAKRNAFLMLFNCAQDRAINYLLTNVDRVSDWGELLQMVVLELIRKVCRTNKAEKGKYIKIIISLLNAPSTAVIYECAGTLVSLSSAPTAIRAAANTYCQLLMSQSDNNVKLIVLDRLNELKTSHRDIMIDMIMDVLRALSSPNLDIQRKALDIVLELITPRNVNEVVLILKKEVMKTQGGDLEKGVEYRQMLIQAIHSCAIKFPEVASTVVHLLMDFLGDSNVASAMDVIVFVREIIETSAKLRVSIVSRLLDTFYQIRAARVFSCALWIIGEYCLSVSETESGISTIQQCLGDLPFFSISEENEVTDDSSKKSQQASSITVSSKRPAILADGTYATQSAASETVFSPPTVVQGSLSTRNLRSLLLTGDFFLGAVVACTLTKLILRLEEVQSSKIEVNRASSKTLLIMVSMLQLGQSSVLPHPIDNDSYDRISLCIKLLCNTDDGIREIWLKSCHESFVKMLSDKQWHEMLEIKAKTQISHSQPDDLIDFYHLKSRKGMSLVEIEDEVQDDLKRATGEFVKDTNDTNKLNRILQLTGFSDPVYAEAYVTVHQYDIVLDVTVMNRTKETLQNLCLELATMGDLKLVERPQNYTLAPESSKQIKANIKVSSTETGVIFGNIVYETSNVLERNVIVLNDIHIDIMDYISPAVCSEAAFRTMWAEFEWENKVAVNTAIQDEKEFLDHIITSTNMKCLAAPSALEGKCGFLAANLYAKSVFGEDALVNVSIEKQADGKLGGYIRIRSKTQGIALSLGDKITLKQKGSS from the exons ATGGAAAAATCGTGCTCATTGTTAGTTCATTTCGATAAAGGGGCGTCCGCTCTTGCCAACGAGATAAAGGAAGCACTTGAAAGTAATGACGTGCCTGCGAAAATTGAAGCAATGAAGAAAGCTATTATGCTTTTGCTTAATGGTGAAACCCTACCTCAATTGTTCATCACCATTGTTCGATATGTGTTGCCCTGTGATGATCACACCGTTCAGAAACTCTTATTGTTTTACCTAGAAATCATCGAGAAAACAGATGTGAAGGGCCGCGTTTTACCCGAGATGATCTTGATTTGTCAGAATTTGAGGAATAATCTGCAGCACCCCAATGAGTACATTCGTGGGGTGACTTTGAGGTTCCTCTGTAGGTTGAATGAGGTTGAGATTTTTGAGCCTTTGATCCCATCCATCCTCTCGAACTTGGAACATCGTCACCCTTATGTCAGGCGAAATGCTATACTCGCCATAATGTCAATTTATAAACTCCCACAAGGCGAGCAGCACTTGGTCGACGCACCTGAGACGATCGAGAAGGTTCTCATGTCAGAGCAAGATCCTTCAGCAAAACGGAACGCATTCTTGATGCTTTTTAATTGCGCGCAGGATCGAGCAATCAATTACCTCTTGACTAATGTTGATAGAGTTTCTGACTGGGGAGAGCTGCTACAGATGGTTGTCTTGGAGTTGATTCGGAAAGTTTGTAGAACTAATAAAGCAGAAAAAGGGAagtatataaaaatcataatctcACTTTTGAATGCCCCTTCCACTGCGGTTATTTATGAATGTGCCGGGACTCTTGTATCGTTGTCGTCTGCGCCGACAGCAATTCGGGCTGCAGCTAATACATATTGCCAGCTTCTTATGTCGCAGAGTGACAACAATGTAAAGCTTATCGTGCTTGATCGGCTTAATGAGCTGAAGACTTCACATCGGGACATTATGATTGATATGATAATGGATGTTCTCAGGGCACTATCGAGCCCTAACCTTGATATTCAAAGAAAGGCACTTGATATCGTTCTTGAATTGATTACACCTAGAAATGTGAATGAGGTTGTCCTAATTTTGAAAAAGGAAGTCATGAAGACTCAAGGAGGGGATCTTGAAAAGGGTGTTGAGTACCGCCAAATGCTCATTCAAGCCATACATTCTTGCGCAATAAAGTTCCCTGAAGTGGCCAGCACAGTTGTCCATCTGTTGATGGATTTCTTGGGAGATAGCAATGTTGCTTCTGCCATGGACGTGATTGTTTTTGTTAGAGAAATAATTGAAACCAGTGCAAAGTTAAGGGTATCAATTGTATCAAGATTGCTTGACACTTTCTATCAGATACGTGCTGCACGAGTCTTCTCTTGTGCCCTTTGgatcattggagaatattgtcTCTCTGTCTCTGAAACTGAGAGTGGCATCTCGACCATCCAGCAATGCCTTGGAGACTTGCCCTTTTTCTCAATTTCTGAAGAAAATGAAGTAACTGATGATTCTTCAAAGAAGTCGCAGCAGGCAAGCTCAATTACTGTCTCATCTAAAAGGCCTGCTATCCTTGCCGATGGAACTTATGCTACCCAGAGTGCTGCTTCAGAAACGGTTTTCTCCCCTCCAACTGTGGTTCAAGGGTCTCTGTCTACTAGAAACCTGAGATCCCTTCTTTTGACTGGTGACTTTTTCCTTGGGGCAGTTGTTGCTTGCACATTAACAAAGCTAATTTTAAGGCTGGAAGAGGTTCAATCATCCAAAATTGAAGTGAATAGAGCATCAAGCAAAACATTACTAATCATGGTCTCAATGCTTCAACTGGGGCAATCTTCGGTTCTTCCTCATCCTATTGACAATGATTCTTATGACAGGATTTCTCTTTGCATAAAATTGCTTTGTAATACTGATGATGGTATCAGGGAGATTTGGTTGAAATCGTGCCATGAGAGCTTTGTTAAGATGCTCTCAGATAAACAATGGCATGAGATGTTGGAAATTAAAGCAAAGACCCAGATTTCTCATTCGCAACCCGATGATCTTATTGACTTCTACCACTTGAAAAGCCGGAAG GGTATGAGCCTTGTAGAGATAGAAGATGAGGTTCAAGATGATTTGAAGCGTGCTACAGGGGAATTTGTGAAGGACACAAATGATACAAATAAGTTGAACCGCATTCTTCAGCTAACTGGATTTAGTGACCCTGTGTATGCCGAAGCATACGTGACCGTGCATCAGTATGATATTGTCTTGGATGTAACAGTTATGAATAGAACAAAGGAGACACTGCAGAATCTATGTTTAGAGCTGGCAACAATGGGTGATCTTAAACTGGTTGAGCGACCACAAAATTACACTCTTGCACCTGAATCTAGCAAACAAATCAAAGCTAACATCAAGGTTTCTTCTACTGAAACTGGAGTAATTTTTGGGAACATAGTTTATGAGACTTCCAATGTGCTTGAGCGGAATGTTATTGTCCTAAATGACATTCATATTGACATTATGGACTACATCTCTCCGGCAGTTTGTAGTGAAGCTGCTTTCAGAACCATGTGGGCAGAATTTGAGTGGGAGAACAAG GTAGCTGTCAACACTGCAATTCAAGATGAGAAAGAATTCCTTGACCATATCATTACTTCCACCAACATGAAATGCCTTGCAGCTCC ATCTGCTTTGGAAGGTAAATGTGGATTCCTCGCCGCTAACTTGTATGCAAAGAGTGTTTTTGGAGAAGATGCATTGGTGAATGTGAGCATTGAGAAACAAGCAGATGGCAAACTAGGTGGCTATATTAGGATAAGGAGCAAGACTCAGGGAATAGCTCTCAGCTTAGGTGACAAGATCACGCTCAAACAGAAAGGAAGCAGCTGA
- the LOC142518425 gene encoding uncharacterized protein LOC142518425: protein MEWKDWYVDIIIVPSGFMIFMSYHLWLWHRVRSQPLTTIIGRNARGRRFWVSAIMKDNDKKHILAIQTLRNAIMGSTLVATTSILLCAGLAAFLSSTYSIKKPLSDTVYGAHSEFMLSLKFMTMLLVFLFSFVSHSLSIRFMNQVNFLVNCPCSEDRLGQTTMQEYVSELLERGFWLTAVGNRLFYAAVPLLLWIFGPMLVFLCYVVLVIVLYNLDFVFVEDSTVEGEMAV from the exons ATGGAATGGAAAGATTGGTACGTAGACATAATAATTGTGCCATCGGGTTTCATGATTTTCATGAGTTATCACCTATGGCTTTGGCATAGGGTCCGATCCCAACCTCTCACGACCATCATCGGCAGAAATGCCCGTGGCCGACGATTTTGGGTCTCCGCCATCATGAAG GACAATGACAAGAAGCACATTCTGGCCATCCAAACCCTCCGCAACGCGATCATGGGGTCTACACTAGTGGCCACCACATCCATCCTACTCTGCGCGGGACTCGCCGCCTTCCTCAGCAGCACATACAGCATCAAGAAACCGCTGAGCGACACGGTCTACGGAGCCCACAGCGAGTTCATGTTGTCGCTCAAATTCATGACGATGCTACTCGTCTTCCTCTTCTCATTTGTGTCTCACTCGCTCTCGATTCGGTTCATGAATCAGGTGAACTTCCTCGTCAACTGCCCCTGTTCTGAAGATAGACTGGGCCAAACTACGATGCAAGAGTACGTGTCCGAGCTGCTGGAGAGGGGTTTTTGGCTGACCGCAGTGGGAAACAGGCTGTTCTACGCGGCTGTGCCGCTTCTGTTGTGGATTTTTGGTCCCATGTTGGTTTTTCTATGTTATGTAGTGTTAGTAATTGTTCTTTATAATTTGGATTTTGTTTTCGTTGAGGATAGTACAGTGGAGGGTGAAATGGCAGTGTAA
- the LOC142518902 gene encoding uncharacterized protein LOC142518902, whose product MDRRFGGKQPTGTPSFAWSCAVVVVSLLSGASVVHNIYKPDLRLPPSETNNEIQQEQVEKI is encoded by the exons ATGGATCGCAGATTTGGTGGGAAACAACCGACAGGAACACCTTCGTTTGCATGGTCGTGTGCTGTCGTCGTTGTATCTCTCCTTTCCGGCGCTTCCGTAGTTCATAATATCTACAAGCCTGACCTG AGGCTGCCTCCGTCTGAAACCAATAATGAGATTCAGCAGGAACAAGTGGAGAAGATTTGA